ACCGCTGCGATCTTGAACAGGAAGCCGATGCCGATCAAGACTGCGCCGATCCAGACGAGGAGATCGTGCGCGACCCCCTCGGCGATCGCCTGACCGATCCGTTCGAGCGTGAACGACCCGGTGCCGCCATAGACCAGCGCGATCCCAAACAGCAAGAACCCGGAAGCAAATGCCCCATTCAGGAAGTACTTGGCACCGGCTTCCACCGCCTCATCGGAACGCACCTGCCCGGCCGCCATGGCATAGAGCGGCAGGGAGAGAATCTCCAGTCCCAGGAAGAACACCGCCATATGCGCGCCGATCACGAGCAAATCCATGCCGATGATCGAGACGAGCATCAGGCCATGAAACTCCGATCCAAATACGCCGGCGCTACCGCGGTTCTTCCACGAGCCCGCGGACGTCAGTGCGGCGAGAAAGGCGCCGAGGTAGATGACCAGGCGAAAGAGATTGGCATAGCGGTCGGCGAGGATCATTCCGGCGAAGCCGGCTTCGATCCGATCAAACTGAACCATCGTCACCACCGCCGCGGCCGCGATGAACAGCGCCGCCAGCCACCCGAGATTGCGGCGCGCCCCGGAGGACACATCCACGATCATGACAATGAACGCGCCCGCGCACAGGACGAGTTCCGGCGCGATGGCGGCGAAGTTCATCGCCCGCCCTCCATCGGTGGCACAGGACCATTCCGGGTGCGACCGGCCAATGAATCGGCCGCCTGCACGAGTGTGCCGCAGTTCTCGGACGGATGTTGGATCAACTCGACGCGGCGCGCCTGCCCGAGCCAGTTCTGCAGGTCCGGCGTGATCCGATCCAGAAACGGCCGCGGATACACGCCGATCCAGACGATCAATACCACCAGCGGCACGAGCGTGGCCAGCTCGCGCTTCCCGAGATCGGGGATCGACTCATTCTCCGCATGGACGACCGGCCCGTAGAAGACGCGCAGTACCAGCCACAGCATGTACGCCGCCGCCAGGATCACCGCCGTGGTCGACAGAATCGCGAGCACCGGTCGCGCCTGAAACGAACCCAGAAGGATGAGGAACTCACCGACAAATCCATTCGTCCCCGGCAAGCCGATGGACGAAAGCGCCACGATCAAAAATCCGATCGTGAACACCGGAACCGTGGCGAAGAGGCCGCCATAGTCGGCGATCTGCCGCGTGTGCCGCCGCTCATAGATCATTCCGACCAAAAGGAACAGCGCCCCGGTCGAGATGCCGTGGTTCACCTGTTGCAGGAGCGATCCGGAGAGACCGACCAGATTGAGTGCCATCATCCCCAATATCACGAAGCCGAGATGCGAAACGGAGGAATAGGCGATCAGACTCTTCATGTCGGTCTGGATCAACGTCATTGCGGCCCCATAGACGATGCCGATCACCGCCAGCACCCAGAGGAGATCACTGAGCGCGGCGAATCCCGATGGGAACAACGGCACCGCAAAGCGGAGGAACCCATAGGTTCCCAGCTTCAGGAGCACGCCCGCCAGCATCACCGATCCGGCCGCCGGCGCCTGCACATGGGCATCCGGCAGCCAGGTGTGGAAGGGGAACATCGGCACCTTGATGGCGAACGCCAGCGCAAAGGCGGCAAACAACCAGACCTGCGTCGAGGCGGGTACCTCGAACTTGTACCAGTCAAACAGATTGAAGGTGGCGTGTCCGGAAACAGAGCCGAAGTTGTACATCCACAGGATCGCCACCAACATCAGAAGCGAACCCGCCATCGTGTACAGCACGAATTTGATGGTGGCATAGATCCGGCGCTCGCCGCCCCAGACGCCGATGAGGAAGTACATCGGCACCAGCATCGCCTCCCAGAAGATGTAGAAGAGGAAGACGTCGGTGGCGCAGAAGGCGCCGATGATGCCGGTCTCCAGGAATAGTAGAGAGGCATAGTATCCGCGCCGACCGTTCTGAATGGCGGAGAGGGAGGACACCACGCCGATCAGCGTGAGCAGACAGGTCAACAGAACGAGCAAGAGTGAGATCCCATCGATGCCGACCTGATAGGCGATGCCGAAGCGCGGGATCCAGGGAACGCTTTCGACGAACTGGAACCCGGCGCCGGGCACAAATCCGAACCAGAGCCACAGCGACGCGATCAACTCAACAGCGGCACCGCATGCGGCCGCCCATCCGATGCGCGTCGGACGATCATCCCGCCACACCAAAAGCAGAACGCCCACCAGCGCCGGCCAGAATATGAGGAAACTCAGAAGACCCATAGTGTCTCGCACTCTCAGACGGTTCTAACAGGTTGCTGAAAAACGCAGAGGACGTGGATCGGTCCCACCATTGTCATCCTGAGCCCGCCTTTGGCGGACGAAGGATCTGCTTTTCGCCCCGTGAAACCAACAGCAGATTCTTCGCCCCGCCAAAGAGCGGCGGGGCTCAGAATGACACGGATGGTCCTTTTTCAGCATCCTGCCAACAAGACGAATCGGCGGAAGGGCTCCCTCACCCGATCCGTCCTACGGACGGATCGACCTCTCCCGAAGGGAGAGGTCAAGTGAAAACCTCTCCCTCCGGGAGAGGTCGCCTGGACCGGAGGTCCAGGCAGGTGAGGGAACAACAACCGACAACTCACGATCCATGCCTCCCGTGCATCGGTCAATACCCGCCGCGCACGAACGTCAGCAGCGCCCACCCCAGCGCCACGACGCATCCGAATGCGAAGGTCACCACGCCCCAGCGGAAACGCCCGGTCGACAGACGGACGCCGCGCGCCGCCAGATGTTGCGCCAACGCCGCCAGCCCGTTGGCCGCGCCGTCGATGATCAACAGATCGAAATACCGATATATGACGCGCGAGACGCCGACCAATGGCCGGACGATGACGGCGTCATAGATCTCATCCACCCAGTACTTGTTGTAGACGAGACGGTGCAATCCCGTGAATCGTGTCCGGACCGCCTCGGCTCGCGCCGGTGACTGCACATACCACCGATACGCCCAGCCAATGCCCGCAAGACCCAAAAGAACCGAGACGGCCATCAGGCCATATTCAATCGCATGCGACGCCTCGTGCACTTCCAAGTGCAACGCCTCATCCGCCGACACGAAAACCGGTGCGAGGAAACGCTCGAACCACGCGCCCCCGCCCAGAATCGCCGGCCAGCCGATCCATCCACCGACGATCGAGAGGACTCCAAGCACGGTGAGCGGAAGTGCCATCGATCGGGGCGACTCATGCGGATGGACCTCGTGGCCAAAACGCGGCTCCCCATGGAAGGCCAGGAAGACCAAACGGAACATGTAGAACGCGGTGAGCAGCGCGGTGATCGACGCTGCGACCCAGAGAATCCAGTGGCCCAGAGGCGATGAGAACGATTTCCAGAGGATCTCGTCCTTGGAGACAAACCCCGCCAGTGGAGGAATCCCGGCAATCGCCAGCGCCGCCACAACGAAGGTCCAGTAAGTGGTCGGCATGAACCGTCGCAGGCCGCCCATCCTGCGCAGGTCCTGCTCATTGGTCAGCGCGTGGATGACGCTCCCCGCCCCGAGAAACAGCAGCGCCTTGAAGAAGGCATGGGTCATCAGATGGAAGATGCCGGCGGCAAATGCGCCGACTCCCAAGGCGAGGAACATGTACCCCAACTGGCTGATCGTCGAATAGGCCAGCACCTTCTTGATGTCGTTCTGCACCAGCGCCATCGACGCGGCAAAAAGCGCGGTGGCGGCGCCGATGATGGCGACAACCAACAACGTGACCGGCGCCGAGGCAAAGATCACCGAACACCGCGCCACCATGTACACACCGGCGGTGACCATTGTCGCAGCATGGATCAATGCCGACACCGGTGTCGGACCCTCCATTGCATCGGGAAGCCAGACATAGAGCGGAATCTGCGCCGATTTACCGGTCGCTCCCATGAAGAGCAACAGACCGATGGCGGTCATGGTGCCGCCGAGCGTCGCCGCCATCACCGGCGCGCGCTCAAAGACCTCCAGGAAGCGAACGGTCCCGAAGCTGCGGAAGATGAGGAAGATGGCGATCGCGAAGCCGAAGTCGCCGATGCGATTGACGATGAAAGCCTTCATCCCCGCCTTCGCGGCAGAGGGACGGCGGAACCAGAATCCGATCAGCAAATACGAGCAGAGCCCGACGCCCTCCCAGCCGACGTACAGAACCAGGAAGTTGTCGGCGAGGACCAAGAGAAGCATGAAGAAGACGAAGAGATTGAGAAACGAGAAATAACGCGGCTGATCGGGATCGTGCCCCATGTATCCGATCGAGTAGACATGAATGAGAAAACTCACGCCGGAGACGACGAGGATCATCACCGCGGACAACGGATCCAGCAACAACCCGAAGGGAACATGGAAATCGCCGACCACGATCCAGTCGAAGGGCGCGGCGATGAAGCGCCGTCCCTCCAATCCCAAGAGTGCGGCGAACGCGCCGACCGAAATGACGAACGAGATCAGGACACTCAGGCACCCGACAACGCCGGATGTCTGTTTGCCCCAGCGCCGCCCGAAGAAGCCGTTGAGGAGGAATCCCAACAGCGGCCAGAGCGGTATGGTCCAGACGAGTGAGAGCATGTCAGGCTGTCATCAATCGCCCATTGGGCTGAAGTACGGAGAATCCTGTCATTCTGAACCCCGACGCTCTTTGGCGGGGTGAAGAATCTGCTGTTTCTTCTATAGGGGAGGAAAGCAGATGCTTCGCTTCGCTCAGCATGACAACTCTATCCTCTCACGGCACTTGAGATGCATCGACCAGACAACGAGGGCGATTCATCCCTTCAATAGATTCAATCCATCGATATTGATCGAACCCTTGCGTCGATAGACCGCCACGAGGATCGCCAACCCGACCGACGCTTCCGCTGCCGCCACGGTCAAGACGAAGAAGACCATCAACTGCCCGCCCATGTCGCCATACACGCGCGAAAACACGACCAGGAGCAGATTAGCGGCATTCAGCATCAGTTCGACGCTCATCAGCGTGACGATCGCATTGCGGTTGATCAGCACGCCGATGACACCGATGACAAAGAGGATACCCGCCAAGACGAGGTAGTGTTCGAGGGGGACCGGCAGCATGTCTATGCCTCCTCCGGGTCATTCGGCGCCTTGGCGCGTGTGACGACCACCGCCGCCAGCGCCGCCGCCAGAAGCAGAAGCGAGGTCAACTCGAAGGCAAAGAGATAGTCGCCGAACAGGGCGCGTCCCACCGATTGCACGCTGCCGAGCTCCGGCGTGGCCGCCTCCACCCGGGCGGTCGAGCCGCCAAAGACGATGATCAACTCCGCCAAGAGCACCGCCCCCGCCAGCGATCCCAAAAACAGCACGCCGGGTAACGGGTCGGGTCCGAACTCATCGCGTCGCAGATTGAGCATCATGACGACGAAGAGAAACAGCACCATGATCGCGCCGGCGTAGATGATGATCTGCAGCGCCGCGATGAACTCCGCCGACAATTGCAGGAAGAGAACCGCCAGCGCCACCAGCGTGATAATCAGGTGCAAGACCGCGGCCACCGGGCTGCGCAGCGTGATGACCCGCAACGCCGCCACCACCGCGACGATCGCTGCCACCCAGAAGACGATCAGATTTCCCACAAGAGACTCTCGTCACAATCCCGGAGACAACGTCACGCCATTCCCCGGCGCCAAGACCGTGAAAGTATGGACCCGCCTCCCGGACCAGTCAACAGCGAAATGCCCCACCCCCAAGGCACGAAAGCACCCGTGCGGACAAGGCGCTTCAGCCCCTTGCGACAACGTCGAGTTGTGCCGGAGTTCGGCTATTTCAGCAGGACGATTTTGACAGTCGCAGACCGACGGGCCGCCATCAGCCGCGCGAAATACACACCCGATGGGACCGAGTGACCGTTGGCATCGGTGCCGTCCCAGACAATGCCTGAAGCCGCATTGAGAGCAGATGGATCGAACTCCCGCACCCGTTGGCCGAGGATGTTGAAGATCTCCAGCCGTGACGGTTCGATGGCATCGCTCCAGGAGAGACGGACGGCGGAGTTGAAGGGATTGGGGACGGCATTGAGGGCGAGGTCCACATCAGGCACGGGACTCTGTTCATTCTCCCTGACCGCAGTGTATGCGTCCGGCATCCACACATAGAGCGTCGAATCGGCGACATAGAACATGTCACGCTTGCCGGGGATGAGAAGAGGCCCGGTGTGGAGTTCAGCCCTCGGCATGTCCTTAAGCGTGTCGGTCACCGATCCTGTCAGTGGATCGCGGATTTCCCATGCGGCGGAACCTGCCAATGGGAGGATCAAGTCATCCTGAGCGTCACCTGTGATGTCGTACGCGGTCACACCCAGATACCTCCCCACTCCTCCCCCGCACATTGAACAGTTTACGAGAGTCTGAAGCCATGCCGACCGGCCATCCGAGTAGCAGGCGCGGACGTACTCCTCTGCGCCGGCACCGTCTCCGCTCATGGAATATACATAGAACACGAGGATTGGCTCCCCATTCCCTCCTGAGGAGAGAAACACATCAGCCGAGCGCAGGCCCCATAGCATAAAGGGGAGTTGAAGATGTATCTGGCGAGCAGGCAGATCAATCGCGACTTCCTCACTCCAGTGATTATCGACGACGCGCAGTGATTGCTCGTACCACCCCCACTCTCCGGCCCCAGTTGTGTGGCTGAAATACCCGTTGCTTTCGTAGACTGCAAGATGAGAGCCCCCTGAATCAGGGAAACCCTCCACTCGGAGAACGCGCCCAAGCCCACCGGGTATGCGCCCATGCTCCAAGCCGTTCCACATTCCGTACACACTCCACTGACGCGAGTTACCGGATTGACAGGAGATCAGCGGAAGCCCACCCGAGCCGAACGTGTCGCAACTATACGATCCGGTATACCTCAACCAGCCGACCAACGGCTCTCCCGTACTGTCACTGCCCCAAACAATGACGGCCACTGGGGCGTATTCCTGCGTCCATAGGAGCGAATCGAGGCCACGCCGAGGGTCATAGTAACGCATGGATTGCGCGGCCCTGTATGCGTATTCCAAGGTGCCATCCCCGTTCCAGTCGCCGACGCCCCACTGGTCGCCGACAACAGGCAATTCCCGTGGTCCATCCACCCACCGCATGAAGCTGGGATCGAAGACGCCCACGCGTGTCGGTGTCCCCGACACCGTGATCGCCAACTCCCACGTGCCATCATCATCGACATCGACAGGGAACCATGCTGCAACGGGATAGCCCAGCTCGACACGCGCAAAACCGCGATCGTTCGGCAAGAATCTCAACCCGCAGGAGATACAATTGCGCGTCCACGGTGGCGCCGTCCGTGCTGGGTCGAAGCGGATGATTCGATCTTCTATGGGTGGCGTCCAAACTGGTTGGGTACGTATGGTCGGTCCCACCGGCTCGGGGACCCATGCGACGGACACAGCAATACCGGCTGCCGTCAACGCGAGTACCGCAATTGCCGTCCGAACAGAACCTCGCATAGCCACATCCTCCAGTCCAGAGGTGCGCGGCGAAGGGGCACGTCCAACAGTAATCTGCGGGATTATGTCGTTTTGTCAACTGTGTATTCGAGCCTGGGAGCACCGCGTCAATTGTCGGATCGAATCGCTTCTGTCACCCCGAACGGAGTGAGGGGTCTGCTGTTCAAACGGAAGAGCCAGAAGCAGATGCCTCACTTCGTTCGGCATGACGGGGGCAGGCCGGTCCTAGTAGCACGAGTGATTCCCTCACTCGATCCGCCTACGGCGGATCGACCTCTCCCGGAGGGAGAGGTTAGATCAATCAATCCCGCCTTCGTGGCGGTCCAACTGCGCCACCGGTTCGAGAGTGCGGCGCGTCATCGACAGGTCGGCGGTGGCGGCGGCGAAACGGAGGAGCGCTGATGCGCCCTGTTTGCCATGCTCGCCGACTTCCATCTCGGGACCGACACAGGAGGGGCAACCGGTCTGACAGGGACACTCGGTGATCAGACGCGCTGTCTCGGTGAACAGCTCGCCGGCCATCTCGAAGATCTTCTGCGAGAAGCCGACGCCGCCGGGGATGTTGTCATAGAGGTAGATTGTCGGTAAACCAGAGTGCGGCGCCCGCACCTGCGAGAACGCGCCCAAATCGCGCGGGTCGGACATCACCCACAAGGGCGCCATCTGCCCCAAGGCATTGGCGGCGGCACGGAGAATTTCGCCAGTGTGTCCCGGAAGGAAGCCGAGCTTGACGGCGACATCGGCATCGAAATCGATCCAAAACGCCGTCGTGTGCATCTCCTGCTCGGGGAGATTGATCTTCCCGGAGCCGACATTCTCATGCGTGTGGAAACGAATCTTCTTGTAGAGTACCGCCATGGTGGTCAAGGCGACATCACCGTGGCCCAAACGAGCATCGGGCGTCTGGCGCGACTTCTCGACGGTCAGAATCTTCAGATCGGTCTTGGTCTCGGCGTCAGTAAAGTAGTCGACGTCGACTTCCTTGACATAAGCGCGACGTCCCTCCCAGTCGAGTTCCTCAACCTGATACTGCTCGGCGCCGTGCAGGTAGATCGCCTCGAGATGCAAAAAGACCGGCGCGGCGAAGAAGTCGACCTCGCCGATGACGCGATTGTTGTCGGTGCGATTGTGAATCACGAAGTTTTCCGGCGACGCCGAGCGCAACGACACTTCGCCGGCGGGGTATATCTCCGAGGTCCAGAAGTACCGCCCCGAGGATTGTGTGAGGACGCGGTTCTTCTCCAGATACTCCAGAAGCGGCGCGGTCAGATCGACGCCGAACGGTTCATCGGCGCCGAAGGGAAGCTCAAAGGCCGCGCACTTGAGATGCGACATCAGCACAACAAGATTCGTCGGATCGACGATTCCTGATTCGACACTGCGTCCCAACAGATACTCGGGATGACGCATCAGGAATTGGTCGACCGGCGACGAATTGGCCACCAGGATCGCCGCCGACATCCCGGAGCGCCGTCCGGCGCGTCCGATCTGCTGCCGCATCGAGGCGATCTTCCCCGGATATCCGGTGAGAATCGCCACATCGAGCGCGCCGACATCAATCCCCAATTCGAGCGCATTGGTCGAGACCACGCCCTTGACGGAGCCGCGTCGCAGCCCTTCCTCGATGCCGCGGCGTTCATTCGGGAGATACCCGCCACGATACCCTTCGACGAGGTTGGGGTTATGTCCGCGTTGCTTCAGATATTCGCGCAGGTAGGTCAGAATCACCTCCACCGAACGGCGCATGCGGGCAAAGACAATCGTGGAGATGCCGTGGCTGAGAAACTCGGTCGCCAGCTTGTTGGCCACCGAGAGCGACGAACGGCGGATGCCCAGCGCGGGATTGACGATCGGTGGGTTGTAGAGGATGACGTGTTTCTCAGCGGTCGGGGCGCCGTTCTTGTCGATCACAACGAACGTGCGTCCGGTGATTTTCTCCGCCAGTTCACCGGGATTGTGGATGGTCGCCGAGCATGATATGAACTGCGGATCGGAATTGTAGAATGATGCCACACGCAACAGCCGTCGGATCACATTCCCCAGATGCGAACCGAAGACGCCCCGATAGTGATGCAGCTCATCAATGACGACAAACCGGAGATTCTCGAAGAGCTTCACCCACTTGGTGTGATGCGGCAGAATCCCCGCATGCAGCATGTCGGGATTGGTGATGACGATCTGCCCGGCGATGCGCACCGCCCGGCGCGCGGTCGAGGGCGTGTCGCCATCGAAGGTGTGCGTCTTGATGTCGACGCCGAGACGCGCGGTCAAATCGAGCAACTCTGCCTTCTGATCCTGCGCCAGTGCCTTGGTGGGGAACAGATACAACGCCCGGGCCGTTGGGTCCTTCAGAATTGCATCCAGCACTGGTAGATTATAGCACAGTGTCTTGCCCGATGCGGTCGGGGTGACGACGACGAGATTCTGCTTCTGCGCAGCAACTTCCGCCGCTTCGGCCTGATGACGATAGAGCCGCGCGATCCCGCCTTGCCGATATGCGGCGACGAGACGCGCATCAATCGTGTCCGGAAAACCACGGTATTCCCCGTCCGAAGCGGGGATTGTGTGCCAGTGCTCGACCAAAGGGTCGTCGCGCAGGCGATCGAGGATCTGTTCGAGGGTCATGGAGACGGCCTATGGTCGCGGATTGCGGTGCGCGTGAATCGACGGCGACCACCTGTGTGGTAACCAGTGGGCCGCCTGTCGTCCATCATTTTCTTGGCCGTCCGCACAGGTCGGCCCGGATTGCGTGTCGCCGGACCAGAGTGGTGGACAAGGGGCTTATGCCCTTGTTTGCCGCTGGGGTTATTCGAGCACGGCAGGCCGTGCCCCTACGGACAAAATCCAACATGCGTGGCCGCGATCTGTGATCGCGGCTCCGCGGAGCGGGACGATCAGACACAGACCGCGATCGGAGATCGCGGCCACACGTCACACACCCTGCCGCACCAGTCGTCGCTGGCAATTGTCGCAGAACTTTTCCGCCTTGGCGTCGGTGTCGCGCATCGAGACAGACTGGTACATCACGCAGCGCGGGTTGTGACAGACCACCAGATGGTGCAACTGCCCGATCACGTGGATCGCCTCCTTCAGGGCCCGGGAGTAGATCTGCTTGTCGTCCTCCCCCATGCCATAGAATTCCTGCCTCAGGCGATAGAACGACACCACCGCGCATCCCGACTGCGGGTCGGCCTCGCCATACACGAAGGGGTGTGTCGGCATGTAGAGGTCTTCCTCGGTGATGCCGAGGATCTTCTCGGTGTCGTTCTGGCGCAGCAATTCGAGCTTGGCCAGGATCACAGTGGAGTAATACTGGCCGCGCTCCTCGCTTTCGGCCTCATCGGGGAGTTCCATCCCCTGCAGGATGTCGACCCCCGACGAGAAGACGACCGACAAATTGGCGGCCAGCTTGTTGATCTGGTAGAAATCCAGATCGCCAAGCGGGACCACGATGATCTTGCCGCGTGATTTCATCTTCACCCGTGTGGCTGGGCCGGGAGACGACGGTCAGGAGGCCTGAAAGAACCGACTCTCCGAGCCGTCGGGGCGAATCTCGATCGTCATCCTACCGGCGCATTTCGGGCAGTACGCCACGTACGCGGTCTTCAGCGCGTTCAGATACGCCCGCACATAGACACGACAGCACTTGAAGTACACACCGACAAATTCGCGCCGGACCCGCCCCACTTCGGAATCCTAAATGACGCTTCCCATTGAATCAACCTCTTTAACAGGGCCGCAGAGCGCTGGAAAAGCCAGGGTATTGTCATTTTGAGCCGCGCCGCCCTATGGCGGGGCGAAGAACCTGCTGTTGTCCTTACGAAGACAAACAGCAGATCCTTCACTTCATCTTGCCCGCTGACGCGGGCAAGATTCGTTCAGGATGACAGTGTTGGGCGTTCCATGCCTATCCTACGTTCCTCACTGCCTTACCCACAACGCCCCCAGCGCCGCCGCGCCGATGAACCCGGCATCGTTGCCCAACGCCGCTTTGCCGACTCGGAGGGTTTTCCCTTCGGCGGAAAAGGCATGGACATGTATCCGCCCGGCGACCTGACTCAACCAGAATCCGGACGTGTCCGCGTCGGCCAGACCGCCGCCGATGATCAGCGCTTCGGGATCGAAGAGATTGACCGCGCTGAGAATCCCCATCGCCAGTTCATGGGCTGAAGCCGTGAGCAGGGCGCGCGCATCCTGATCGCCCGACGTGAAGGCCTCAAACACCGCCGCCACGGTCATGATGCCGCCATCGCGACGCCGCAGGCGTGCGAGAGTACCCGCCGGCGCATCGTCGGCAGCGCCATTCGCCTTGCGCACGACGGCATTGGCGGAGGCGTACAGCTCGAGGCAGCCGTGATTGCCACAGGGACACCGCGGGCCATGCCAGTCGATGGTGACATGCCCCAGCTCGGCCCCGTTGCCGTTCGGGCCAGAGAAGATGTGGCCATCGACGATGAACCCGCTGCCGATCCCGGAACCGACGGTAATACAGATCAGGTTGTCGATCCCGCGCCCGGCACCATAGCAGTGCTCCGCCCATGCGGCGCAGTTGGCATCGTTGTCGATCGCGGTCGGCAACTCGGTCGCGCGTTGGACGACATCAACCAGATTCACACCGATGATCGTGGTCAGATTCGGCGTCGGCGGCTGGACGACGTGCGTGCGGGGATTGATCGTCCCCGGCGAGCCGATCCCGATCGACACCGGCCTGTGCCCGGCCTGTGCCGCCCAGTCGATCATCGCCCGCGCACAATCGACGATCCCATCCAGCGTCGCGGCCTGACCTTCGTTGCCTCGTGTGGGTGCACGGTCGGAAAAGAGGATGTGCCCCTCCGGGTCAATCGCGCCGTACTTGACCCAAGTCCCGCCGATGTCGATGCCGAGATGGATGTTCATTTCGGGTGGGGCGGGCGTCACCCGCCATCAGGGGGCCAAAGGCCCCTGCCTACTAATGTGAGTTCAGGAGGCCAGACATTCCTGTCTGGCCGGACAGGCAGGAATGCCTGTCCTCCTAACGGTCGCGCGAGTTCTGAGCCGCAAGCAGGCATTCGCAGCCCTCAACGAACGATGGAACTCAGTCGAAGAGAATATCAACACCGCCCCGGATACGCCTGCAACGCCGCCGCCAGCACTGTCATCGCTTTGTCCAGTTCCGGTTTCTCCAGAACATAGGCAATCCGCGCTTCGTTCAGACCTTTCCCCGGTGAGGCGTAGAACCCCGCCCCTGGCGCCAGCATCACGGTTTGCCCGTCATGAACGAAATCGGTGAGCATCCACTGGCAGAAACGATCGGCGTCATCGATCGGCAGCGTGGCCATGAGATAGAAGGCCCCCGACGGTTTCTCGCAGTGGACGCCGGGGATCTTGACCAGACGATCGTAGAGCAGATCGCGGCGCCCCTGATACTCGGCGGCCAGATGGGCATAGTAGTCGGGGCCCAAGTCCATCAACTTCGCAGCGGCGATCTGCTCGATCGTGGCGGTGCACAGCCGCGCCTGCCCCAGCCGCAAGACCCCGGCGATGATCGCCTCATTGCGCGAGATCAATGCCCCGATGCGCGCTCCGCAGGCAGAAAAACGCTTCGAGATCGAGTCGAGCATGATCACCCGCTGCCCGACCTGCGGGAACTGCCAGATTGAGGTGTGCGGCGCGCCATAACAGAACTCGCGGTAGACCTCATCCGATAGGATGTACAGGTTGTGCGCCTCGGCGATCTGCACGACGGTGGCGATCTCGTCGCGTGTGAGCACGGTCCCGGTCGGGTTGTTGGGGGAACAGATCAGGATGGCGCGCGTCCGGGAATCGATGGCAGCTTCGATCTGACTCCGCGCCGGCAGACAGTATCCCCGCCTGGGGTCGGCCGCAATCGGCCGCAGCTCGACATTGACCATCAGACCCAGCGAGTAGTAGTTGGTGTAGAACGGCTCGGAGACGATGACATTGTCCCCCGGGTCGCAGGTCAACACGAAGGCGAAGACGATCGCCTCAGAGCCGCCGGTCGTGATTTGGATCTGCTCGGTCGTGATGTCCAGCCCCTTGGCGACATAGTAGCGCGACCACGCCTTGAGGAGATCGGCGTGCCCCTGGGAATTCCCATAGGCCAACACCGGCGCCTGGAAATCCCGGATGGCCGCGAAGAACTCCGGCGGCGTGGGAACATCCGGCTGACCGATGTTGAGATGATAGACCTTAATCCCGCGTTTCTTCGCCTCGTCCGCGTAGACGGTCAACTTGCGAATGGGCGACGGCGGCACGCGCTTGCCCC
The nucleotide sequence above comes from Candidatus Zixiibacteriota bacterium. Encoded proteins:
- a CDS encoding ROK family protein is translated as MTPAPPEMNIHLGIDIGGTWVKYGAIDPEGHILFSDRAPTRGNEGQAATLDGIVDCARAMIDWAAQAGHRPVSIGIGSPGTINPRTHVVQPPTPNLTTIIGVNLVDVVQRATELPTAIDNDANCAAWAEHCYGAGRGIDNLICITVGSGIGSGFIVDGHIFSGPNGNGAELGHVTIDWHGPRCPCGNHGCLELYASANAVVRKANGAADDAPAGTLARLRRRDGGIMTVAAVFEAFTSGDQDARALLTASAHELAMGILSAVNLFDPEALIIGGGLADADTSGFWLSQVAGRIHVHAFSAEGKTLRVGKAALGNDAGFIGAAALGALWVRQ
- a CDS encoding archaemetzincin family Zn-dependent metalloprotease, encoding MKSRGKIIVVPLGDLDFYQINKLAANLSVVFSSGVDILQGMELPDEAESEERGQYYSTVILAKLELLRQNDTEKILGITEEDLYMPTHPFVYGEADPQSGCAVVSFYRLRQEFYGMGEDDKQIYSRALKEAIHVIGQLHHLVVCHNPRCVMYQSVSMRDTDAKAEKFCDNCQRRLVRQGV
- a CDS encoding DEAD/DEAH box helicase gives rise to the protein MTLEQILDRLRDDPLVEHWHTIPASDGEYRGFPDTIDARLVAAYRQGGIARLYRHQAEAAEVAAQKQNLVVVTPTASGKTLCYNLPVLDAILKDPTARALYLFPTKALAQDQKAELLDLTARLGVDIKTHTFDGDTPSTARRAVRIAGQIVITNPDMLHAGILPHHTKWVKLFENLRFVVIDELHHYRGVFGSHLGNVIRRLLRVASFYNSDPQFISCSATIHNPGELAEKITGRTFVVIDKNGAPTAEKHVILYNPPIVNPALGIRRSSLSVANKLATEFLSHGISTIVFARMRRSVEVILTYLREYLKQRGHNPNLVEGYRGGYLPNERRGIEEGLRRGSVKGVVSTNALELGIDVGALDVAILTGYPGKIASMRQQIGRAGRRSGMSAAILVANSSPVDQFLMRHPEYLLGRSVESGIVDPTNLVVLMSHLKCAAFELPFGADEPFGVDLTAPLLEYLEKNRVLTQSSGRYFWTSEIYPAGEVSLRSASPENFVIHNRTDNNRVIGEVDFFAAPVFLHLEAIYLHGAEQYQVEELDWEGRRAYVKEVDVDYFTDAETKTDLKILTVEKSRQTPDARLGHGDVALTTMAVLYKKIRFHTHENVGSGKINLPEQEMHTTAFWIDFDADVAVKLGFLPGHTGEILRAAANALGQMAPLWVMSDPRDLGAFSQVRAPHSGLPTIYLYDNIPGGVGFSQKIFEMAGELFTETARLITECPCQTGCPSCVGPEMEVGEHGKQGASALLRFAAATADLSMTRRTLEPVAQLDRHEGGID
- a CDS encoding pyridoxal phosphate-dependent aminotransferase, which encodes MSVSTPIKTDVGPQAPVSSRGKRVPPSPIRKLTVYADEAKKRGIKVYHLNIGQPDVPTPPEFFAAIRDFQAPVLAYGNSQGHADLLKAWSRYYVAKGLDITTEQIQITTGGSEAIVFAFVLTCDPGDNVIVSEPFYTNYYSLGLMVNVELRPIAADPRRGYCLPARSQIEAAIDSRTRAILICSPNNPTGTVLTRDEIATVVQIAEAHNLYILSDEVYREFCYGAPHTSIWQFPQVGQRVIMLDSISKRFSACGARIGALISRNEAIIAGVLRLGQARLCTATIEQIAAAKLMDLGPDYYAHLAAEYQGRRDLLYDRLVKIPGVHCEKPSGAFYLMATLPIDDADRFCQWMLTDFVHDGQTVMLAPGAGFYASPGKGLNEARIAYVLEKPELDKAMTVLAAALQAYPGRC